The Magnetospirillum sp. XM-1 genomic interval GACCCCACCGCAATCACCTCATATTCGTCACGCCGCAGAATCTTGGAAATTAGACTACGGACCTGCGCATCGTCTTCTACTATGAGAATAGGCAATTTTGCCTCCCCTGCCCCACTGAAGTTGTATACCGGATACATCTTCTGGAAAAGAACAAGATTGACAGCCCGATCAAGAGGCTGTCACCTGGGTGGGAGAGGGGGGGGGGCAGAGTTTGATGCCGTCTCTGTACAACCCCGGGCACACTCTAGCGACATCAATAACGGCTGATCGATACGCTCCAATGAAGGCCGAGCGTGGTCCAACGCTGATCACCCATAAAGAACGACCAGACCCCAAGGTGCTCATAGCTTTCATCGGGTGATTGGCGATCAATCTCCAGGCGGCAGGCAAGATCTTGGAAATCCACCCCTGTGGTTTCCCGGCCAGGTGCGTGACAGCACGAACACCGCCCAACCGGCACATGGGATGTAGCGGCCTCGAGCAGATAGAGCAGTTCGTGGATGTCGCAACCCGGACGAACTCTTGATCTCAGGGATGCTGGGATGAGGTGGTAGCCGAGGTAAACCGCGTCATGCAGGCACGGTTCCTGACAAGGGGTTCTGATTATCGAAGCCACCACTCCAGAAAACCCAGAGGGTATGGGGGGCATCTGGGACGGTAAAGGCAGCGTGATCTGGCCAAGAATATCTTCGATGGTCACATCGGCTGGAAGCCGCCCGGTAAGCGGCATAATTGGTTGATTGGAATCCATGGGGCCTCCTTAAGGAGGTATTTATCCAGATACACCTTGGGAAGAATCTCTGATACCGGCAATCCCTTCTGAGATTTTTTGATTTGTCTTTTGCTTATTTTCTTTCTTCTGTCTGTTATAATATTTGTCCGTTAAGGCCACGGTGCTGTGCCCAACTGCCTTCGACACGTCATTGACCGATAGGTTCATTTCATCCGTGCCAAATGAGATATATGACCGGCGAAGATCATGTATCCAGACGGTCTGATCCTTATTCTGGGAATGAAGACTGGCTGCCTTCCTGATTTCGGCCCATACCACATCGATAGATGTCAGCGGCTTACCCTTGTCCCGATATGACGGGAACAGGTAATCACTTTCCGAATCTGTAATTCGTTCCAACAAATTTTTCACGGGCTCTGTTATGTCTACTTCTTTTAATCGCGACTTGCCGCTTCGTGAATGACCTTTGTCCTTGACGCGAATCACTCCGGCTTCCATGTCGATGGCTGATTTCATGATCCCGAGGGCTTCGCTTTTTCGGATGCCCGTCAGGACGATGAATTCGATGGCCCACACGCTGTATTTGTAGACCCTTGGGCGGCGGAAATGTCCGTCAATCGCGGCCCAAAGTGCCCGGTATTCATCGATGGACAGGATGCGCTGCCGCTCTTCCGAGCCATTGAACTCGATCTTCAACGATGGACACGGTAGATCATCAATAATGTCGGGGATGCACCAGCGCCACATGGCGGTGAGGTACTTCACCACGTTATCTGCCTGAGCTGGCTTTCCCTCTTTCGTGAGTTTGGCGTGGTAATCCCTGATGTCCTTGTGCGTCAACTCCTGATACGGCGAGTTGCCGAACCGGGGCTTGATATATCGCCGATGGAGTGATCTCAGGTTCGCCAGAGTGCTGGTTTCCCGCGCCTCGATCCGTCCGGCGATGTATTTGTCCATGAGTTGGTCGATTGTCAGAAGTGCGACCTTCCGTCGCGTATCGATCTCCTCGCCCAACACGTTGCGGCACAGGATTTCCCGCGCCTTCTCTTTCGCCTGTTCGAAGTGGACGACACGCGAATCCCCCAGGGTCATGAACCGCGTACGGCGGTACTTATCTCGGAACTGGACCATGTAGGTCTTCTTGCCGGACGGCCAGACACGAACCCCGAAGCCGGGAAGGTTGGCATCCCATACGCGAATGGACGTTGCGCCCGAGGAAACAAGACTCTTGACGGCGGTGGCGGTTAATTTGATGGTCGGCATATCGGTTTCTCCGTTGCCGATATAGGGGCCACCCTTCGGACAGC includes:
- a CDS encoding site-specific integrase; protein product: MPTIKLTATAVKSLVSSGATSIRVWDANLPGFGVRVWPSGKKTYMVQFRDKYRRTRFMTLGDSRVVHFEQAKEKAREILCRNVLGEEIDTRRKVALLTIDQLMDKYIAGRIEARETSTLANLRSLHRRYIKPRFGNSPYQELTHKDIRDYHAKLTKEGKPAQADNVVKYLTAMWRWCIPDIIDDLPCPSLKIEFNGSEERQRILSIDEYRALWAAIDGHFRRPRVYKYSVWAIEFIVLTGIRKSEALGIMKSAIDMEAGVIRVKDKGHSRSGKSRLKEVDITEPVKNLLERITDSESDYLFPSYRDKGKPLTSIDVVWAEIRKAASLHSQNKDQTVWIHDLRRSYISFGTDEMNLSVNDVSKAVGHSTVALTDKYYNRQKKENKQKTNQKISEGIAGIRDSSQGVSG